The following proteins come from a genomic window of Venturia canescens isolate UGA chromosome 4, ASM1945775v1, whole genome shotgun sequence:
- the LOC122408841 gene encoding probable cyclin-dependent serine/threonine-protein kinase DDB_G0292550, with the protein MAEKTERNETARDSGFQNPEDDGAGVRNVDLTTSIPPPGAGDIFNESRGNFGLQLEKIDENPGDIKLEEFGTPGSNRGKIEFGELNHELLMSLIDAMKEMKTQVQSMANEIARNNQANIDLRSEFTEKFKTMQATIASEVHQIYEPIKRHVTGLTKIVQDNESKSAVTEVSVAQMQLDVNAIKKRVENLERKDKIESPNTESTRIVQKPNKEVSDDESEEELEEERRERIRTMLPMDMHPNKIKIKPPTYDGSEKKRPMKFIKEFRRYCEVTNPTVTEMKYLLGQCLEKAAKEWWVLIEDRVEDFDEVEKKFVERFWSMDVQRKVRKDLEFGHYSDKDNKISKVEYTIHIFGAAKDLIPPPSDEDIIASLSQHYTDEIQATIISRGFKTLEQLIEFLGKMDRHGPINSKKEKEAAQSSPNQNQNKNEQRPFRMPQQNNWNNQGGYQNNSNRGNPNWNQNNRPNGGYNNNSWNNQQNRNYQQNYNRPNNGHYQQNYNQRQNNGYPQQNRYNGNYNQQNGYNRPNQNQNSRPQQNNGGYRPPNNSNNHQQNNPPEQQIQAIEVHQEPQPSTSQAGNE; encoded by the coding sequence atggcggaaaagaCCGAGAGAAACGAAACAGCGAGAGATTCCGGGTTTCAGAATCCCGAGGACGATGGTGCaggtgttcgaaatgtcgattTAACTACCTCGATTCCTCCTCCAGGAGCGGGGGATATTTTTAACGAATCTCGGGGTAATTTTGGGTTACAGTTGGagaaaattgacgaaaatccCGGGGatattaaattagaggaatttGGCACTCCCGGATCAAATAGGGGAAAAATAGAATTTGGCGAATTAAATCACGAATTGTTAATGAGTTTAATAGATGCAATGAAAGAGATGAAGACTCAAGTGCAGAGCATGGCAAACGAGATCGCCCGAAACAATCAggcaaacattgatttgaggtCTGAATTCACAGAGAAATTCAAGACAATGCAAGCCACGATCGCTAGTGAGGTGCACCAAATATATGAACCAATTAAACGACATGTCACGGGCTTGACAAAAATCGTCCAAGACAACGAGTCTAAAAGTGCTGTAACCGAGGTGAGTGTGGCACAAATGCAACTGGATGTGAACGCGATCAAAAAGAGGGTCGAAAACCTTGAGCGGAAGGACAAAATTGAGAGTCCAAACACGGAAAGTACGCGGATTGTTCAGAAACCGAACAAAGAAGTTTCTGACGACGAATCTGAAGAGGAActggaagaagaaagaagagaacgGATTCGGACGATGCTGCCGATGGACATGCAtccgaataaaattaaaattaaaccaCCCACGTACGATGgatcagaaaaaaagagaccaatgaaattcatcaaagAATTTCGGAGGTACTGTGAAGTCACCAATCCGACCGTTACggagatgaaatatttgctgGGGCAATGCCTCGAGAAGGCAGCCAAGGAATGGTGGGTACTCAtcgaggaccgcgttgaagaTTTTGATGAAGTGGAGAAGAAATTCGTGGAGCGATTCTGGAGTATGGATGTGcagagaaaagtgagaaaggACCTCGAGTTTGGACACTACTCGGATAAGGACAATAAAATATCCAAGGTGGAGTACACGATCCACATCTTCGGAGCCGCTAAGGATCTCATTCCTCCTCCCAGTGATGAGGATATAATTGCGTCACTCTCGCAACACTATACGGACGAAATCCAAGCAACAATAATCAGCCGAGGATTCAAAACTCTAGAACAATTAATTGAATTCCTGGGGAAAATGGATCGGCACGGACCGATTAATTCGAAAAAGGAGAAGGAAGCCGCTCAATCTTCCCcaaatcaaaatcaaaataaaaacgagcagAGACCGTTCCGTATGCCGCAGCAAAATAATTGGAATAACCAAGGAGGttatcaaaataattccaACCGTGGCAACCCGAATTggaatcaaaataatcgacCGAATGGGGGatacaacaacaacagctgGAACAATCAACAGAATCGAAATTACCAGCAGAATTATAATCGGCCCAATAACGGTCATTATCAACAGAATTACAACCAGCGGCAAAACAACGGATATCCTCAACAAAATCGCTATAACGGAAACTACAATCAACAAAATGGTTATAATCGCCCAAATCAGAATCAAAATTCGAGACCTCAACAAAACAATGGAGGATACAGACCGCCAAATAACTCGAATAATCACCAGCAGAATAATCCTCCAGAACAACAAATTCAAGCAATAGAGGTTCATCAAGAACCACAGCCATCGACTTCTCAAGcgggaaacgaataa